The proteins below are encoded in one region of bacterium:
- a CDS encoding transposase: MRRHPERGVLQRVVLEHLETFLAEARARGGGAGLPRFIEKELRAFLSCGVMASGFARFRCGGCAREILVAFSCKGRGFCPSCCGRRMAVLAAHLVDGVFGDLPVRQWVLTLPHRLRYALAYDPPLCRAVLAVFVRALLSFERRRARAPGVVGRGGAVTAIQRCGSALNTNVHFHTLVAEGVFATAPDGAVGFVPAARPPTDVEVARLLAAVQHRIARLVRRDGLVVDGSAGDGGTADGLALAEPALAAIAGASVVGRVATGPRAAQLVLRLGADATAPVVSTAGPRHAHREGFDLHADAAVRAGDRRRLERLCRYVLRPPVAQDALELTAEGRVLLRLRRPWRDGTRAIGFEPSELLEKLAALVPRPRANLLLYHGAFAARGCWRVARASAPRAEGEAAPAAAPTAGAPVPPSPARSAVASPAPVAPTGPRAPPPGGYVRPRHVAWAELLRRTFALDVLACPDCGGRLRLLATIADPRVIARILGHLGLPREPPRPAPPRQPSGLPGDASQPL; this comes from the coding sequence GTGCGCCGCCACCCCGAGCGCGGCGTCCTGCAGCGTGTGGTCCTCGAGCACCTCGAGACCTTTCTCGCCGAGGCCCGCGCGCGCGGCGGCGGCGCGGGGCTGCCGCGCTTCATCGAGAAGGAGCTGCGCGCCTTTCTCAGCTGCGGCGTCATGGCCAGCGGCTTTGCCCGTTTCCGCTGCGGCGGCTGCGCGCGCGAGATCCTGGTCGCCTTCTCGTGCAAGGGCCGAGGGTTCTGCCCCTCTTGCTGCGGGCGGCGCATGGCGGTGCTGGCCGCGCACCTGGTCGACGGTGTCTTCGGCGACCTGCCGGTGCGCCAGTGGGTGCTGACGCTGCCGCATCGGTTGCGCTACGCGCTCGCCTACGACCCGCCGTTGTGCCGCGCCGTGCTCGCGGTGTTCGTGCGCGCGCTGCTCTCGTTCGAGCGCCGCCGGGCGCGGGCGCCCGGGGTGGTCGGGCGCGGCGGGGCGGTCACGGCGATCCAGCGCTGCGGCTCGGCGCTCAACACCAACGTCCACTTCCACACCCTGGTGGCCGAGGGCGTGTTCGCGACGGCGCCTGACGGCGCGGTGGGCTTCGTGCCGGCGGCGCGGCCGCCGACCGATGTCGAGGTGGCCCGCCTGCTGGCGGCGGTCCAGCACCGGATCGCGCGTCTGGTGCGCCGCGATGGCCTGGTGGTCGATGGGAGCGCGGGTGACGGCGGCACCGCCGATGGCCTGGCGCTGGCGGAGCCCGCGCTGGCGGCGATCGCCGGCGCGTCGGTGGTCGGGCGGGTGGCGACCGGCCCGCGGGCGGCTCAGCTGGTGCTGCGGCTCGGCGCCGACGCCACCGCGCCGGTGGTGAGCACGGCCGGACCGCGCCACGCCCACCGCGAGGGGTTCGACCTGCATGCCGACGCGGCCGTGCGCGCCGGCGACCGGCGCCGGCTCGAGCGGCTCTGCCGCTACGTGCTGCGGCCGCCGGTGGCGCAGGACGCGCTGGAGCTGACGGCGGAGGGGCGGGTGCTGCTGCGGCTGCGCCGGCCGTGGCGCGACGGCACGCGGGCGATCGGTTTCGAGCCGAGCGAGTTGTTGGAGAAGCTGGCGGCGCTGGTGCCACGGCCACGGGCCAACCTGCTCCTTTACCACGGGGCGTTTGCCGCCCGTGGCTGTTGGCGCGTCGCCCGGGCGAGCGCCCCGCGCGCCGAGGGCGAGGCCGCGCCCGCGGCGGCGCCCACCGCCGGCGCGCCAGTGCCACCGTCCCCGGCCCGATCCGCCGTCGCATCCCCTGCGCCCGTCGCGCCCACCGGCCCGCGCGCCCCGCCGCCGGGCGGCTATGTCCGCCCGCGCCACGTCGCCTGGGCCGAGTTGCTGCGGCGCACCTTTGCCCTCGACGTGCTGGCGTGCCCGGACTGCGGCGGCCGGCTGCGGCTGCTGGCGACCATCGCCGATCCGCGCGTGATCGCCCGCATCCTCGGCCACCTCGGGCTGCCGCGGGAGCCGCCGCGCCCCGCCCCGCCGCGCCAGCCGAGCGGGCTGCCCGGGGACGCGAGCCAACCACTCTGA